One part of the Spiribacter salinus M19-40 genome encodes these proteins:
- a CDS encoding MgtC/SapB family protein: MMEVEHLPRLAAALALGVIVGLERGWRLRTAEEGERVAGVRTFPLIGLAGGVTGLLALRFSDLVVPVALLGLLALLVLGYRFSVERQGDYGITTEVAAFLVFLLGVLAGTGEMLLAISGSVLTAMLLGFKPSLHHLLTRIDGPELRAILQLTLISAVILPLLPRSGFGPWDVLNPYELWLMVVLISAIGFAGHFAVRLAGPQRGVLLTGLFAGLASSTALTLTLSRAAREQRALQPVFAAAIITASTTMFPRMLLLVGAVAPDMLPGLYLPIALLTAMGFLASLVLIWLARGVAGNAINPPMQQPFELTTALQFAVLLAVVMVGAEALRQYAGEAGIYTIALVSGLTDVDAITLSLTRMTEDRLALGIAQQGVILAALANTAVKLGLGVVIGGRSMVWRLLPGLGVVILAGVFWLITG, encoded by the coding sequence ATGATGGAAGTCGAGCACTTGCCCCGGCTCGCCGCCGCGCTGGCCTTGGGGGTGATCGTCGGGCTTGAGCGCGGCTGGCGACTGCGCACGGCCGAGGAGGGCGAGCGGGTAGCGGGTGTGAGAACCTTCCCGCTGATTGGCCTGGCCGGCGGAGTGACGGGCCTGTTGGCGCTTCGGTTCTCTGATCTGGTGGTTCCTGTGGCGCTGCTGGGGTTGCTGGCGCTGTTGGTGCTGGGTTATCGCTTCAGCGTCGAGCGCCAGGGTGACTACGGCATCACCACCGAGGTCGCGGCATTCCTTGTGTTTTTGCTGGGCGTTCTTGCGGGCACCGGGGAGATGCTGCTGGCGATTAGCGGTAGCGTGCTCACCGCCATGCTGCTCGGTTTCAAGCCGAGTTTGCATCACCTGCTTACCCGAATAGACGGGCCCGAGCTCAGGGCGATTCTGCAACTCACGCTGATCAGCGCGGTGATTCTGCCCTTGCTGCCGCGCAGCGGTTTTGGGCCATGGGATGTGCTTAACCCCTACGAGCTCTGGCTGATGGTCGTCCTGATCAGCGCCATTGGGTTCGCCGGGCATTTCGCGGTGCGACTGGCCGGACCGCAGCGCGGTGTGTTGCTTACGGGCCTGTTCGCCGGCTTGGCCTCATCCACTGCGCTGACCCTCACCCTGTCCCGAGCGGCGCGCGAGCAACGCGCCCTGCAGCCAGTGTTCGCCGCGGCGATTATCACCGCCAGTACCACCATGTTCCCTCGCATGCTGTTACTGGTCGGCGCGGTGGCACCGGACATGTTGCCCGGTCTGTATTTGCCCATCGCGCTGCTCACCGCCATGGGTTTTCTGGCTAGCCTAGTACTGATCTGGTTAGCGCGTGGTGTTGCGGGAAACGCCATTAACCCGCCCATGCAGCAGCCCTTCGAATTGACCACGGCCCTGCAGTTTGCCGTGCTGCTTGCCGTGGTTATGGTTGGCGCTGAAGCGCTTCGCCAGTATGCCGGCGAGGCCGGTATCTATACGATTGCCCTGGTATCCGGGCTGACGGACGTCGATGCCATTACCTTGTCTTTAACGCGGATGACCGAGGATCGATTGGCACTGGGTATTGCCCAGCAGGGCGTGATTCTGGCGGCGCTGGCTAATACGGCGGTCAAATTGGGGCTTGGGGTTGTGATTGGCGGGCGATCGATGGTCTGGCGCCTGCTGCCAGGCCTGGGTGTCGTGATTCTGGCGGGTGTGTTTTGGCTGATCACGGGATAG
- a CDS encoding FkbM family methyltransferase: protein MRQRVDGIRGFLRSLLIYAGPWRQPGLRRLYAPLVRPGMTVFDIGAHLGDRTQAFAGLGAAVIALEPQPQLQRYLAWRVRGLSAVTVLGQAVGASPGHASLAMSPRHPTLATLSSAWRRDIGGRNAAFAQVNWEASIDVEVTTLDALIARFGIPGFCKIDVEGHEAAILEGLSQPLPALSLEFVAGGEAIAERCLARLNALGDYEFNVVAGEARRFEWHQWMGPAAVQAWIRQNANRVGSGDLYARLIDGEPIE, encoded by the coding sequence ATGAGACAACGAGTTGACGGGATAAGAGGGTTCCTGCGCTCCCTGCTCATCTACGCCGGGCCATGGCGTCAGCCCGGCCTGCGCAGACTGTACGCGCCGTTAGTCAGGCCCGGCATGACCGTGTTCGATATTGGTGCCCATCTGGGTGATCGTACGCAGGCGTTCGCTGGACTGGGTGCCGCTGTGATTGCGCTTGAGCCGCAACCCCAGTTGCAGCGCTATCTGGCCTGGCGGGTTCGGGGGCTTTCTGCCGTCACGGTGCTCGGACAGGCGGTGGGTGCCAGTCCAGGCCACGCTTCACTGGCGATGAGTCCGCGACATCCCACGCTGGCCACATTGTCATCGGCCTGGCGCCGCGACATCGGAGGGCGCAATGCGGCATTTGCTCAAGTGAACTGGGAGGCGTCGATCGACGTAGAGGTCACCACGCTCGACGCGCTGATTGCGCGCTTCGGTATCCCGGGTTTTTGCAAGATTGATGTTGAGGGGCATGAAGCGGCGATCCTGGAAGGCCTGTCGCAGCCCTTGCCGGCGCTCTCCCTGGAATTCGTGGCGGGTGGCGAGGCCATCGCTGAGCGCTGTCTCGCGCGGCTGAATGCGCTTGGTGACTACGAGTTCAATGTGGTGGCGGGCGAGGCAAGACGCTTTGAGTGGCATCAATGGATGGGCCCTGCAGCGGTTCAGGCCTGGATCAGGCAGAATGCGAACCGTGTGGGCTCAGGTGATCTGTATGCCCGACTAATCGATGGGGAGCCAATCGAGTGA
- a CDS encoding DUF3581 family protein gives MTSTEDSPAALLAPYYRCEQDTVVVSAQQGSGFAKDIAGDHNPIHDVDAPRFCVPGDLLFALIVEHYGLARHMTLTFRGMLRADTPLRFPTAPETAFSIADAAGRDYVGVEFGPRMPAPPAVQRGVIEAYVACSGQTFPDLLQPLLEAHQVMFNPDRPLVVYDSMALAFDRPLTAPPSLSLTQTHLEVSGKRGDARFDFDILEDGQQIGRCWKKMVVSGLRAYSSADMGAVVQRYQARRAAAGV, from the coding sequence ATGACCTCGACAGAGGACTCGCCTGCCGCACTGCTCGCTCCGTATTATCGCTGTGAACAAGACACAGTAGTGGTCTCGGCGCAGCAGGGGAGCGGGTTTGCTAAGGACATCGCGGGCGATCACAACCCGATCCACGATGTCGACGCGCCGCGATTTTGCGTTCCGGGTGATTTGCTCTTTGCCCTGATTGTCGAGCACTACGGACTGGCCCGCCACATGACGCTCACCTTTCGGGGAATGCTCAGGGCGGATACGCCTTTGCGGTTCCCAACCGCCCCGGAGACCGCTTTCAGCATTGCGGACGCAGCTGGCCGGGATTACGTCGGCGTCGAGTTCGGCCCGCGCATGCCGGCACCGCCAGCCGTACAACGGGGGGTTATCGAAGCCTATGTCGCCTGCTCGGGTCAGACCTTCCCCGATCTGCTGCAACCACTGCTCGAAGCCCATCAGGTGATGTTCAATCCTGATCGGCCTCTGGTGGTCTATGACAGCATGGCGCTGGCTTTTGACAGACCGCTGACCGCCCCCCCGTCGCTCAGCCTTACACAGACCCACCTCGAAGTGAGCGGCAAACGCGGGGATGCGCGGTTTGATTTCGATATTCTTGAAGACGGGCAGCAGATCGGTCGGTGCTGGAAGAAAATGGTGGTCAGTGGCCTGAGGGCTTACAGCAGTGCGGACATGGGCGCCGTGGTTCAGCGCTACCAAGCGCGCCGAGCCGCTGCCGGCGTCTAG
- a CDS encoding DUF4332 domain-containing protein translates to MWNDLMRRWMDMALWWLPSNRNNGETASPSAPASRPEAPAQPKASPSPTPQSSGTDLTGIKGIGPAMQKRLEKLGVTSPAQLAAADADRLTEQLKAGGAVVSRNRVVEWIQAAGQA, encoded by the coding sequence ATGTGGAATGATCTGATGCGACGCTGGATGGACATGGCCCTGTGGTGGCTGCCCAGTAACCGAAACAATGGCGAGACGGCCAGCCCGTCAGCGCCAGCGAGTCGCCCTGAGGCGCCAGCCCAGCCCAAGGCCAGTCCGTCACCAACACCCCAGTCGAGCGGCACTGACCTCACCGGTATCAAGGGCATCGGCCCAGCCATGCAAAAGCGCCTGGAAAAGCTCGGCGTGACCTCGCCCGCACAATTGGCGGCTGCTGATGCCGATCGGCTGACTGAGCAGCTCAAAGCCGGTGGCGCTGTCGTTTCGCGTAATCGGGTTGTGGAGTGGATCCAGGCAGCGGGGCAGGCATAA
- a CDS encoding lytic murein transglycosylase, protein MTARFNRLAKGAILTGLLATASVQADFSACLSDLHSDATDEGVSREVADQLLTGVEPSDRVIELDRNQPEFTSTLKGYLDQRVTQTRIEQGRALLAEHEAQLERIRERYGVPGRYIVAFWGLETHYGQYVGDMPTIRSLATLACDRRRGAFFRDELIAAMQLVDNGTVEADRLRGSWAGALGNFQFLPSVYRDHAVDADGDGRADLWESFADAAESAGAFLAARGWQAGERWGREVRLPQDFDYSLAETEASLRDWAERGIQGTNGSVLPNADLNATLLVPAGAQGPAFLVYENFDVIMRWNPSRFYALSVGHLADRLIGAPGLDRAPPDEPPLAIKTIEAMQTALNQRGYDAGSPDGRMGPATRSALRAFQRDAGLVADGHPNPDTLAEIDETLTQN, encoded by the coding sequence ATGACAGCGCGGTTCAATCGTCTGGCGAAGGGCGCAATCTTAACTGGCTTGCTGGCCACCGCGTCGGTGCAGGCCGACTTCTCGGCATGCCTGTCGGACCTTCACTCAGATGCCACAGACGAAGGCGTCAGCCGTGAGGTGGCCGATCAGCTGCTTACCGGCGTTGAACCCAGTGATCGAGTCATTGAACTCGACCGCAATCAGCCCGAGTTCACCAGCACGCTGAAAGGCTACCTCGACCAGCGCGTGACCCAAACGCGTATCGAGCAAGGCCGTGCCCTGCTTGCCGAGCATGAGGCGCAACTCGAGCGCATCCGCGAGCGCTATGGGGTGCCCGGGCGCTACATCGTGGCCTTCTGGGGCCTCGAGACGCATTACGGTCAGTACGTCGGGGATATGCCAACCATTCGGTCATTGGCAACACTGGCCTGTGATCGCCGCCGCGGCGCCTTTTTTCGCGATGAACTGATTGCCGCGATGCAGCTTGTTGATAACGGGACGGTCGAGGCTGATCGCCTGCGGGGCTCTTGGGCCGGGGCCCTGGGCAACTTCCAGTTCCTGCCGAGCGTCTACCGGGACCACGCCGTTGATGCGGACGGGGACGGGCGCGCTGACCTTTGGGAGAGCTTTGCCGATGCCGCAGAGTCCGCCGGCGCTTTTCTGGCCGCACGGGGGTGGCAGGCGGGTGAGCGCTGGGGCCGGGAGGTTCGCCTCCCTCAAGACTTTGATTACAGCCTGGCGGAAACCGAGGCGAGCCTACGTGACTGGGCGGAGCGCGGCATACAGGGCACCAACGGGAGTGTCCTACCCAATGCTGACCTCAACGCAACACTGCTGGTGCCCGCGGGCGCGCAAGGCCCTGCGTTCCTCGTTTACGAGAATTTTGATGTGATCATGCGCTGGAATCCGTCCCGCTTTTATGCCTTGTCCGTCGGACACCTTGCTGACCGCCTGATCGGTGCGCCCGGTCTCGACCGTGCCCCACCCGATGAGCCGCCTTTGGCGATCAAAACGATCGAGGCCATGCAGACGGCACTCAACCAGCGTGGGTATGATGCCGGATCGCCGGATGGCCGGATGGGGCCGGCCACCCGCTCGGCGCTGCGAGCCTTTCAGCGAGACGCCGGATTAGTTGCTGATGGCCACCCGAATCCGGACACTCTGGCTGAAATCGACGAGACACTCACTCAGAATTGA
- a CDS encoding FxsA family protein, with protein sequence MPILLILFIFIPLGEIFLLIEIGQVIGALATIALCLLTAGLGAALLRQQGLQTLARARQNLDRGMAPAMELLEGVALLVGGALLLTPGFVTDSLGLICLVPPTRHALVRLALARLEVQYGPAGPPPGAHNSSRGHTPDVIEGEFERRDDDHPDQR encoded by the coding sequence GTGCCGATCCTGCTTATATTGTTCATTTTCATCCCGCTTGGCGAGATTTTTCTACTGATCGAAATCGGTCAGGTGATTGGGGCCTTAGCCACCATCGCGCTGTGTCTGCTTACCGCCGGGCTAGGCGCGGCCTTGTTGCGGCAACAAGGCCTGCAAACGCTGGCCCGCGCGCGGCAGAACCTTGACCGTGGCATGGCGCCCGCCATGGAGCTGCTCGAGGGTGTGGCCTTGCTGGTGGGCGGGGCGCTGTTGCTGACGCCCGGGTTTGTCACTGACAGCCTTGGCCTGATTTGTCTCGTGCCGCCGACGCGCCATGCGCTTGTGCGCCTGGCGCTCGCCCGGCTCGAGGTCCAGTACGGCCCGGCGGGTCCGCCACCGGGAGCGCATAACTCATCGCGGGGGCATACCCCAGACGTGATCGAGGGCGAATTCGAGCGCCGGGATGACGATCATCCCGATCAGCGCTAA
- a CDS encoding AEC family transporter translates to MQILAPVVLIITMGWALVRTGFLSTPAVGELNRLTYWVGLPALLIQRIGTAAPDFGRVGDMLSVLLLATGVSVLVAAFVARLWRLPGRSFVTFVHGAYRGNLTFVGLPVVIYAFAGSPEASTYEAVALVAFVPLVVIYNIVAVTVMQLPGRQAPMVALSRVARGVGTNPILLGTLLGVLLALSPLALPLAADRTLAAVGQMALPLALIGIGAGLYATRIRGRVRWAVGAAALKTTVGPLAGLFFGVTFGLSTDELRLALVFLACPTASAAYVLVQQMDGDTALVASTIVLSHLFALPVMLLVLALTA, encoded by the coding sequence GTGCAGATCCTCGCGCCCGTCGTGCTCATTATCACGATGGGCTGGGCGCTGGTTCGCACCGGCTTCCTGTCAACCCCAGCGGTGGGAGAGCTCAATCGCCTAACATACTGGGTCGGTCTACCGGCGCTGCTCATTCAGCGTATTGGGACCGCAGCCCCAGATTTCGGCCGTGTTGGCGACATGCTTTCTGTTCTGCTGCTTGCGACAGGCGTGAGTGTGCTTGTTGCGGCATTCGTTGCTCGCCTTTGGCGGTTGCCGGGGCGTTCGTTCGTGACCTTTGTCCATGGCGCTTATCGCGGCAACCTCACTTTTGTCGGCTTACCCGTTGTGATCTATGCCTTCGCAGGCAGCCCTGAGGCATCGACCTATGAAGCAGTCGCATTGGTCGCCTTTGTGCCGTTGGTGGTCATCTACAACATCGTCGCTGTGACCGTTATGCAGTTGCCAGGGCGTCAGGCGCCAATGGTGGCTTTATCTCGTGTGGCCAGGGGCGTCGGAACTAACCCGATTTTATTGGGGACCCTACTGGGGGTCTTGCTTGCGCTCTCCCCGTTGGCCCTGCCATTGGCAGCAGACCGGACGTTGGCAGCTGTCGGGCAAATGGCCCTTCCTCTTGCCTTGATTGGCATTGGCGCAGGCCTTTATGCAACTCGGATCCGGGGTCGAGTGCGATGGGCGGTTGGCGCCGCGGCACTCAAAACAACAGTCGGTCCATTGGCTGGGCTGTTTTTTGGCGTTACTTTCGGCTTGAGTACGGATGAGTTACGGCTTGCATTAGTCTTTCTGGCTTGTCCAACGGCCTCGGCAGCCTATGTGCTCGTCCAGCAAATGGATGGAGATACCGCACTGGTCGCGAGCACAATTGTGCTCAGTCACCTGTTCGCATTGCCCGTGATGTTGCTTGTGCTGGCATTAACCGCCTGA
- a CDS encoding efflux RND transporter permease subunit, giving the protein MSESRGGLPALGIRRPVLVGVLNLLIAIAGVAALLGIEVRELPNVDRPRITVTAQYPGAAPETMDAEVTRRLEGAVARVSGVRSISASSEESSTRIVVEFDPGSDLDTAAADVREAVGRIERSLPDDVDRVNIIKADRDASPIVRVAARAPGLTLDELTRQVDNDIVPALVSIPGVADVSVYGDRARELQVSADPLQLAAHGLDVNDLIRRLENADLDIPAGSYRNSDLELRVRADATIDTPRQIEALTLRPGLRLGDVANAVLAPADARSKVELNGESILGMGIIRQAGSNTLEISAGVDEALEALNPRLEGVELIKTSDDARFIRGAIGEVLFTLVAAALIVVAAIWLFIGSPRATLIPSITIPLALIGTVAAIWILGFSINLITLLALVLATGLVVDDAIVVLENIQRRRREGLAASAAALLGTRQVFFAVIATTAVLIAVFVPISLIPSTAGRLFREFGVVLAVAVAISSFVALSLVPALAARLLKTQASPGRFTLALRRVGHTLADGYARSLERLVNRPLATSGAALLLLAGGAALFTDIDQELLPSEDRSLVFVSASGPDGAGLQYSERQAWRMQARLAPLVERGDIARLFTIAGRWDPNRIFIVAPLADWEDRERSQQAIMGEMRRALSDLPGVQLFVGSPNSLGLRGVGGGLEVVLLGSDYNAINEAAQAFTAAIDEQLPALGDARVGYSPTQPQLRVNIDRQRARDLGVAVEDLGDTVQAMIAGYNVLDLSVADQSIPLRLQARTGTMLTPRDIDALRVRSDEGEMVPLSSLVTLTEEGVAAELDREAQRRAISIDLSIDADYPLQTAVDELRGLADEVLPAGITLLTTGEAETLEETRQEVLLTYALALVVVLLVLAAQFESLMSALVVMATVPFGLAAAMVALTLTGNSINIYSQIGLILLIGLMAKNGILLVEFADQLRDRGASVRDAALGSARVRLRPVAMTTIATVLGGLPLILSGGAGAESRGAIGWVVFGGLGLAALFTLYLTPVVYTLLARFARPRAAAAEALEEELNQAVNASTSNITGNANR; this is encoded by the coding sequence GAAACCATGGACGCCGAAGTCACCCGACGACTTGAAGGCGCCGTGGCGCGGGTCTCTGGCGTGCGCTCCATCAGCGCCTCCAGCGAGGAGAGCAGCACTCGCATCGTCGTGGAATTTGACCCTGGCAGCGACCTGGATACGGCAGCTGCCGATGTTCGGGAAGCGGTTGGGCGCATCGAGCGGAGTCTGCCGGATGACGTGGATCGCGTGAACATCATCAAGGCGGATCGGGATGCAAGCCCCATTGTCCGGGTGGCAGCACGCGCGCCGGGCCTGACGCTCGATGAGCTAACGCGCCAGGTCGACAATGACATCGTACCCGCCCTGGTCTCCATTCCCGGCGTTGCGGATGTCTCGGTCTACGGCGACCGCGCACGAGAACTGCAGGTTTCTGCTGATCCTCTCCAGCTCGCCGCCCATGGCCTGGATGTCAACGATCTGATCCGGCGCCTTGAGAATGCGGACCTGGATATTCCAGCGGGGAGCTACCGCAACAGCGACCTTGAACTTCGCGTCCGCGCTGACGCCACCATCGACACGCCGCGGCAGATTGAGGCCTTAACGCTTCGCCCGGGGCTGCGGTTGGGCGATGTGGCCAACGCCGTACTGGCCCCCGCCGATGCCCGCAGCAAGGTTGAGCTGAATGGCGAGTCCATCCTTGGCATGGGAATTATCCGCCAGGCGGGATCCAATACCCTGGAGATCAGCGCTGGCGTGGACGAAGCGCTCGAGGCACTCAATCCACGCCTGGAAGGTGTTGAGCTGATCAAAACCTCGGATGATGCCCGGTTTATCCGCGGTGCGATTGGTGAGGTGCTGTTCACGCTCGTGGCTGCTGCGCTCATTGTGGTGGCGGCCATTTGGCTATTTATCGGATCACCCCGGGCAACGCTCATCCCCTCTATCACCATACCGCTCGCCCTGATCGGCACGGTGGCGGCAATCTGGATTCTCGGGTTTTCAATCAATCTGATAACGCTGCTCGCTCTCGTCCTCGCCACTGGGCTGGTCGTGGATGATGCCATCGTGGTGCTTGAGAATATTCAGCGGCGGCGTCGCGAGGGGCTGGCGGCGAGCGCCGCTGCCCTGCTCGGCACCCGCCAGGTGTTTTTTGCCGTTATCGCAACAACGGCAGTGCTGATCGCCGTCTTTGTCCCGATCTCGCTCATACCCAGCACGGCTGGACGGCTATTTCGGGAATTCGGGGTGGTACTGGCCGTGGCTGTGGCGATTTCATCGTTTGTCGCCCTGTCTTTGGTCCCAGCCCTGGCTGCGCGTTTGCTGAAAACGCAGGCATCGCCCGGCCGGTTCACCCTGGCCCTGCGTCGTGTGGGCCATACCCTCGCCGACGGTTATGCGCGCAGTCTCGAGCGTCTGGTCAACCGGCCCCTCGCCACGAGCGGGGCTGCCCTGCTCCTTCTCGCCGGCGGCGCCGCGCTATTCACCGACATCGATCAGGAACTGCTGCCCAGCGAAGATCGCAGCCTTGTTTTCGTCTCCGCGTCCGGACCCGACGGCGCCGGGCTGCAATACAGCGAACGTCAGGCCTGGCGGATGCAGGCGCGGCTTGCGCCGCTGGTCGAGCGTGGAGACATTGCGCGACTGTTCACCATCGCAGGGCGTTGGGATCCGAATCGGATCTTCATTGTCGCCCCACTCGCCGATTGGGAAGACCGTGAACGCAGCCAGCAGGCGATCATGGGGGAGATGAGGCGCGCCCTGTCCGATCTGCCGGGCGTCCAGCTTTTTGTCGGTAGTCCGAACAGCCTCGGGCTGCGCGGCGTGGGCGGTGGGCTCGAGGTGGTGTTACTCGGCAGTGACTACAACGCCATCAACGAGGCCGCCCAGGCGTTCACGGCGGCCATCGACGAGCAACTGCCCGCGCTTGGTGATGCGCGCGTCGGCTACTCGCCGACCCAACCGCAATTGCGCGTCAACATCGATCGGCAACGTGCCCGGGATCTCGGCGTGGCCGTCGAGGATCTTGGCGATACGGTGCAAGCCATGATCGCGGGCTACAATGTGCTGGACCTCAGTGTGGCCGACCAGTCGATCCCATTACGCCTGCAGGCTCGGACTGGAACAATGCTCACCCCGCGCGATATTGACGCGTTGCGCGTGCGCTCGGATGAAGGCGAGATGGTGCCCCTATCGAGTCTGGTTACCCTGACCGAAGAAGGCGTCGCCGCAGAGCTTGACCGAGAGGCGCAACGGCGTGCGATCAGCATCGATCTGTCCATCGATGCGGATTATCCACTGCAAACCGCGGTCGATGAGCTCCGTGGCCTGGCCGATGAGGTCCTTCCTGCCGGCATCACCCTACTGACCACGGGCGAAGCGGAAACGCTAGAGGAGACCCGCCAGGAGGTCTTACTGACCTATGCTCTGGCGCTGGTGGTGGTGCTCCTTGTGCTTGCCGCCCAGTTCGAGAGCCTCATGAGTGCGCTGGTCGTGATGGCAACGGTTCCCTTTGGACTTGCCGCGGCCATGGTGGCGTTAACGCTCACTGGCAACTCCATCAACATCTACTCGCAGATCGGGCTCATTCTTCTCATCGGGCTGATGGCGAAGAACGGTATTCTGTTGGTGGAGTTCGCCGATCAGCTGAGGGATCGCGGCGCGAGTGTGCGTGACGCCGCGCTGGGCAGTGCCCGAGTTCGCCTGCGGCCTGTGGCGATGACCACGATCGCCACCGTGCTCGGCGGTCTGCCGTTGATCCTGAGTGGCGGTGCCGGCGCTGAGAGCCGTGGCGCCATTGGCTGGGTCGTCTTCGGCGGGCTCGGACTAGCCGCCCTGTTTACCCTCTATCTCACCCCGGTCGTCTATACGCTGCTTGCCCGATTCGCCCGACCCCGGGCGGCCGCGGCTGAGGCACTGGAGGAAGAGCTGAATCAGGCGGTTAATGCCAGCACAAGCAACATCACGGGCAATGCGAACAGGTGA